One window of Ignavibacteriota bacterium genomic DNA carries:
- a CDS encoding glycosyltransferase: MKVVRFRRNFGKSAALAVGFDKSQGNIVITMDADPQDDPAEIPSMKRRIEDGFDLISGWKKVRHDPITKTILPQFFNKVTAMMTGVKIHDMNCGLKVTAKSDQDREGVR, from the coding sequence ATCAAGGTCGTCCGCTTCCGCCGCAACTTCGGGAAGTCCGCCGCCCTGGCCGTCGGGTTCGACAAGTCCCAGGGGAACATCGTGATCACCATGGACGCGGACCCGCAGGATGATCCTGCCGAGATCCCGTCGATGAAGCGGCGTATCGAAGACGGCTTCGACCTCATCTCCGGATGGAAGAAGGTCCGCCACGACCCCATCACCAAGACCATCCTGCCCCAGTTCTTCAACAAGGTCACTGCAATGATGACCGGCGTGAAGATCCACGACATGAACTGCGGCCTCAAGGTCACTGCAAAGAGTGATCAAGACCGTGAAGGTGTACGGTGA